One window of Vitis riparia cultivar Riparia Gloire de Montpellier isolate 1030 chromosome 5, EGFV_Vit.rip_1.0, whole genome shotgun sequence genomic DNA carries:
- the LOC117914275 gene encoding uncharacterized N-acetyltransferase p20-like, whose translation MEADGKQGQEGSPELSLRPLDLSDIDDFMVWATDDKVSRFCTWDTYTSKEAGIDYIKNIVIPHPWFKAICLDNKAIGAISVSANNGNDRCRGELGYVLASKYWGKGIVTRAVKLVASTIFNEWPHLERLEALVDVENGGSQRVLEKVGFQREGVLRKFVILKGRCRDMVIYSLLSTDPQP comes from the coding sequence ATGGAAGCGGATGGAAAACAAGGCCAGGAGGGATCCCCAGAGCTTTCCCTTCGGCCGCTGGATCTTTCTGACATAGATGATTTCATGGTCTGGGCCACAGATGACAAGGTGAGTCGTTTCTGCACTTGGGACACTTACACTTCCAAGGAAGCTGGCATCGATTATATAAAAAACATCGTCATTCCTCACCCATGGTTCAAAGCAATTTGCCTTGACAATAAGGCGATCGGGGCTATTTCAGTGTCCGCAAACAATGGCAACGATCGATGTAGAGGTGAACTTGGGTATGTGCTAGCTTCCAAGTACTGGGGAAAGGGGATTGTGACCAGGGCCGTGAAATTGGTGGCTTCTACTATATTTAATGAGTGGCCACATTTGGAGAGACTGGAGGCGCTGGTGGATGTGGAGAATGGTGGGTCGCAGAGGGTGCTGGAGAAGGTTGGGTTCCAGAGAGAAGGTGTTCTTAGGAAGTTCGTTATTCTGAAGGGCAGATGTAGAGATATGGTGATTTATAGTCTCCTGTCTACTGATCCCCAACCTTGA
- the LOC117914277 gene encoding uncharacterized N-acetyltransferase p20-like — protein sequence MESSRISLRPFNLSDVEDFMSWAGDDRVTRYVRWNTITSREEAFKYLKEVAIPHPWRRSICLDDRSIGYISVKPESGDDRCRAHIGYALGWEYWGQGIVTVALKMALSIVFKEFPDLVRVQALVEVENKGSQRVLEKVGFLKEGLLRKYGFNKGEVRDIFIYGFLSTDPIPD from the exons ATGGAGTCCTCCAGAATCTCTCTCCGACCATTCAACCTTTCCGATGTGGAg GACTTCATGTCATGGGCTGGTGATGATAGAGTAACGCGCTATGTAAGATGGAACACCATCACCTCTAGGGAAGAGGCCTTCAAGTATCTGAAGGAGGTGGCTATACCCCACCCCTGGCGTCGATCCATATGTTTGGACGACCGGTCCATCGGATACATTTCTGTGAAGCCTGAATCAGGCGACGACAGATGCAGAGCACACATAGGGTATGCGCTGGGCTGGGAGTACTGGGGACAAGGGATAGTCACAGTGGCATTGAAGATGGCTCTCTCTATTGTGTTCAAGGAATTCCCAGATTTGGTGAGGGTGCAAGCCTTGGTAGAAGTAGAAAATAAGGGGTCCCAAAGGGTGCTAGAGAAGGTCGGGTTCCTGAAGGAAGGGTTGCTGAGGAAGTATGGGTTTAATAAAGGTGAGGTTAGAGACATTTTCATCTATGGCTTCCTGTCCACCGACCCAATTCCTGATTGA
- the LOC117914278 gene encoding putative [ribosomal protein S5]-alanine N-acetyltransferase, which yields MEWACDNKVTRSCRLRHHSSKDDTLNYLKEDAIPHPLVPSHMPGWPPNWIHFHYARFFHGEMPGNDQLYWGRGITTLAVKRAVSSAFEEFPDLERIEGIVDVNNKASQRVLEKAGFLKEGVLRKYLCINEETIDFAMYFLLSTDPILR from the coding sequence ATGGAATGGGCCTGTGACAATAAGGTGACCAGAAGTTGCAGACTGAGGCACCACTCCTCTAAGGACGATACATTGAACTATCTGAAGGAGGATGCCATACCCCACCCATTGGTACCGAGCCATATGCCTGGGTGGCCGCCCAATTGGATTCATTTCCATTATGCCAGGTTCTTCCATGGGGAAATGCCGGGGAACGATCAGCTATACTGGGGCCGAGGCATAACCACACTGGCTGTGAAAAGGGCTGTTTCAAGTGCGTTTGAAGAGTTCCCAGATCTGGAGAGAATTGAAGGTATTGTTGATGTGAATAATAAGGCCTCACAGAGGGTATTGGAAAAGGCTGGGTTCCTCAAGGAAGGTGTCCTCAGAAAATATCTCTGTATCAATGAAGAAACTATTGATTTTGCTATGTATTTCCTTTTATCCACTGATCCAATTTTACGTTAG
- the LOC117914274 gene encoding uncharacterized N-acetyltransferase p20-like: protein MEADGKQGQEGSPELSLRPLDLSDIDDFMVWASDDKVSRFCTWDTYTSKEAGIEYIKNIVIPHPWFKAICLDNKAIGSISVSANNGNYRCRGELGYALASKHWGKGIVTRAVKMVASTIFNEWPHLERLEALVDVENGGSQRVLEKVGFQREGVLRKFVILKGRCRDLVIYSLLSTDPQP, encoded by the coding sequence ATGGAAGCGGATGGAAAACAAGGCCAGGAGGGATCCCCAGAGCTTTCCCTTCGGCCGCTGGATCTTTCTGACATAGATGATTTCATGGTCTGGGCCTCAGATGACAAGGTGAGTCGTTTCTGCACTTGGGACACTTACACTTCCAAGGAAGCTGGAATCGAGTATATAAAAAACATCGTCATTCCTCACCCATGGTTCAAAGCAATTTGCCTTGACAATAAGGCGATCGGGAGTATTTCAGTGTCCGCAAACAATGGCAACTATCGATGTAGAGGTGAACTTGGGTATGCGCTAGCTTCCAAGCACTGGGGAAAGGGGATTGTGACCAGGGCCGTGAAAATGGTGGCTTCTACTATATTTAATGAGTGGCCACATTTGGAGAGACTGGAGGCGCTGGTGGATGTGGAGAATGGTGGGTCACAGAGGGTGCTAGAGAAGGTTGGGTTCCAGAGAGAAGGTGTTCTTAGGAAGTTCGTTATTCTGAAGGGCAGATGTAGAGATCTGGTGATTTATAGTCTCCTGTCTACTGATCCCCAACCTTGA